In a genomic window of Thermodesulfobacteriota bacterium:
- the murJ gene encoding murein biosynthesis integral membrane protein MurJ produces MSDKHEIARSAGMIGFLTFLSRVTGYIRDMVMAYFFGATAFTDAFWIAFRIPNLLRRLFAEGSLTISFIPVFTETLEKKNNEDAKEVSDIVFSLLFTITIIISLLGIIFSPYIVKLFAYGFDKETFDLSVALNRIMFPYIFFISLTALSMGVLNSLRHFFAPAFSPVLLNVSMILAIFVLFRSFDLPIFSAAAGVILGGALQLLIQLPFLRAKGFLFSFTTHFRNPAVKRIGLLLVPQLFGLAVYNLNLIVSSQYASFMPAGTISYLYFAERLTEFPLGIIAVSIATVLLPSLSSYISRGDYEKFHETYTFTLKLMLFILIPALAGLIALRIPICNLLYQRGEFTYEATVFTSQTLFGYCLGLWAVGGLRVTAPAFYAMQDTKTPVVVAFFAFLLNAALGFVLGFTLKLNHTGLALANSASSVFNFLTLIYLLERRTGDLKAGTIILFCLKMVVVSAVMAAAAWWISTYADWTGSAFSVRKLAVLALSIGGSGIVFIILTKILRIEEAGFLLNMMRRKMRGRKEG; encoded by the coding sequence ATGAGCGATAAACACGAAATAGCCCGCTCGGCCGGAATGATCGGCTTCCTCACGTTCCTTAGCCGCGTAACAGGGTACATAAGGGACATGGTCATGGCCTACTTTTTCGGCGCGACAGCATTCACGGACGCATTCTGGATCGCTTTCAGGATACCGAACTTGCTGAGGAGGCTCTTCGCCGAGGGGTCGCTCACCATCTCCTTCATCCCCGTCTTTACAGAGACGCTCGAGAAGAAGAACAATGAGGATGCGAAGGAGGTCTCGGACATTGTCTTCAGCCTCCTCTTCACGATAACGATAATAATCTCGCTGCTCGGTATAATTTTTTCCCCCTACATAGTAAAGCTCTTCGCGTACGGCTTCGACAAGGAGACGTTCGATTTATCAGTCGCGCTCAACAGGATAATGTTCCCCTACATATTTTTTATCTCCCTTACGGCCCTCTCCATGGGAGTGCTTAACTCGCTAAGGCATTTTTTCGCTCCCGCGTTTTCCCCGGTGCTACTCAACGTCTCAATGATCCTCGCTATATTCGTTCTCTTCAGGAGCTTCGACCTGCCGATTTTCTCAGCGGCGGCAGGCGTGATACTGGGAGGCGCGCTGCAGCTCCTGATACAGCTGCCGTTCCTCCGGGCGAAAGGTTTTCTGTTCAGCTTCACGACACACTTCCGCAACCCTGCTGTCAAGCGCATAGGGCTGCTGCTCGTGCCGCAGCTTTTCGGACTTGCGGTATACAACCTCAACCTCATAGTAAGCTCTCAATACGCCTCGTTCATGCCCGCGGGCACGATCTCTTATCTATACTTCGCGGAGAGGCTGACGGAATTCCCGCTCGGCATAATCGCGGTATCGATCGCGACCGTGCTTCTGCCGAGCCTGTCGAGTTACATAAGCAGGGGGGACTATGAAAAATTCCACGAGACCTATACGTTCACGCTCAAGCTCATGCTCTTCATTCTCATACCGGCGCTCGCGGGCCTGATCGCGCTCCGCATCCCGATATGCAACCTCCTCTACCAGAGGGGGGAGTTCACGTACGAGGCCACCGTATTCACTTCACAGACACTGTTCGGATACTGCCTCGGGCTCTGGGCCGTGGGAGGGCTGAGGGTGACGGCACCCGCATTTTACGCGATGCAGGACACGAAGACCCCCGTCGTTGTAGCGTTCTTCGCGTTCCTTCTTAACGCCGCGCTCGGGTTCGTGCTGGGGTTCACCCTCAAGCTCAACCATACTGGACTCGCGCTCGCTAACTCCGCTTCGTCCGTATTCAACTTCCTAACGCTCATATATCTTCTCGAAAGAAGAACAGGGGACCTGAAAGCGGGGACTATCATACTTTTCTGCCTCAAGATGGTCGTCGTCTCGGCGGTGATGGCCGCAGCCGCGTGGTGGATATCGACCTACGCCGACTGGACAGGGTCCGCATTCTCGGTCAGAAAACTAGCCGTTCTCGCGCTCTCCATAGGCGGCTCGGGGATCGTATTTATAATCCTCACGAAGATATTAAGGATCGAGGAGGCCGGGTTCCTCCTCAACATGATGAGGAGAAAGATGCGGGGGAGGAAAGAGGGCTGA
- a CDS encoding cellulase family glycosylhydrolase, producing the protein MLRRLPVVFSLLLMLSLPAWGYNTDNGGIYDEDGNRIHLYGVSWFGFETGDHVVHGLWARNWKDMLSQIKGLGFTAVRLPFCPATLNNTNVSSINYSLNPDLQGLRSLDIFDRVINELDAQGIYIVLDFHNYDCQSINELWYSPSYTEDEWIDDLVFVAGRYEGIAHFVGIDIKNEPHGPATWGTGSEQTDWNTAAEEAAGEVLAANPDVLVFVQGIQDNPVCSGSTAHWWGGNLEPFECYPLDIPADKLVLSPHVYGPDVFVQPYFNAASFPDNMPAIWEKHFGYLTDLGYSVVIGEFGGKYGHGGDSRDKTLQDALIDYMDGKGMTDFFYWSWNPNSGDTGGILRDDWKNVWQDKVDLLRVLMDGSGGEPGDEPQCSDGTDNDGDGLTDYPDDPGCASADGDSEEGGQPGGGDNLAVSVKINDDWKTGYCAQVKVTNNGTRVSDWKVTFTVEGKVREMWNAVYVQSGDSVTAEGVSWNNMVNPGQSVDFGFCADRTSAPPTPVPTPVPTPKPTPVPTPVPTPVPTPSPSGDVTATVRITDDWKTGYCADVTVENTTSANVDWVVKFNIQGRVRNMWNAAYTQTGSEVRAEGVSWNNIVRAHSSVNFGFCALR; encoded by the coding sequence ATGCTGCGTCGATTGCCGGTGGTTTTCTCACTGCTCCTTATGCTGTCTCTCCCCGCCTGGGGTTATAACACTGATAACGGCGGAATTTACGATGAAGATGGAAACAGGATTCATCTTTACGGCGTAAGCTGGTTCGGCTTCGAGACTGGGGACCACGTGGTCCACGGACTCTGGGCGAGGAACTGGAAAGATATGCTGAGCCAGATTAAGGGGCTCGGGTTCACGGCCGTCAGGCTCCCCTTCTGCCCTGCGACTTTAAACAACACGAACGTATCGAGCATAAACTATTCTCTCAATCCTGATCTCCAGGGTCTGAGGTCCCTCGACATTTTCGACAGGGTGATAAACGAGCTCGACGCTCAGGGAATTTATATAGTCCTCGATTTCCATAATTACGACTGCCAGTCCATAAACGAGCTCTGGTACTCGCCATCCTATACGGAGGATGAGTGGATAGACGACCTCGTCTTCGTCGCCGGGAGATACGAGGGTATCGCTCATTTCGTCGGGATAGACATAAAGAACGAGCCTCACGGCCCCGCGACATGGGGTACGGGAAGCGAACAGACGGACTGGAACACGGCCGCGGAAGAGGCGGCGGGAGAGGTCCTCGCTGCTAACCCCGATGTCCTTGTATTCGTCCAGGGCATTCAGGACAACCCCGTATGCAGCGGCTCAACAGCCCACTGGTGGGGAGGGAACCTCGAGCCCTTCGAGTGCTACCCGCTCGACATACCCGCCGACAAATTGGTGCTGAGCCCGCACGTCTACGGCCCGGACGTTTTCGTCCAGCCGTATTTCAACGCCGCCTCTTTCCCGGATAATATGCCCGCAATCTGGGAGAAGCATTTCGGATACCTCACCGACCTCGGATACTCGGTCGTGATAGGCGAATTCGGGGGGAAGTACGGGCACGGGGGCGATTCGAGAGACAAGACGCTTCAGGACGCGCTCATAGACTACATGGACGGAAAGGGCATGACCGATTTCTTTTACTGGTCGTGGAACCCGAACAGCGGCGACACTGGAGGGATACTCAGGGACGACTGGAAGAACGTCTGGCAGGATAAGGTCGATCTGCTCCGCGTGTTGATGGACGGAAGCGGCGGAGAGCCCGGGGATGAGCCTCAATGCTCGGACGGCACTGATAACGACGGAGACGGGCTTACGGATTATCCCGATGATCCGGGCTGTGCGTCCGCGGACGGCGACAGCGAAGAAGGCGGTCAGCCCGGAGGCGGCGATAACCTCGCCGTCAGCGTTAAGATAAACGACGACTGGAAGACGGGCTACTGCGCTCAGGTCAAGGTTACCAACAACGGCACCCGGGTCTCCGACTGGAAGGTTACGTTCACGGTCGAGGGCAAGGTCAGGGAGATGTGGAATGCGGTCTATGTGCAGTCGGGCGATTCCGTTACGGCCGAAGGGGTCTCGTGGAACAACATGGTCAATCCCGGACAGTCGGTCGATTTCGGCTTCTGCGCCGATAGAACTAGCGCGCCTCCCACACCTGTACCTACGCCTGTTCCTACTCCCAAACCCACTCCGGTGCCTACGCCCGTACCCACGCCCGTGCCGACTCCTTCACCTTCGGGGGATGTTACAGCTACAGTCCGTATAACGGACGACTGGAAGACAGGCTACTGCGCGGATGTGACTGTGGAGAACACTACGTCGGCCAATGTGGACTGGGTCGTGAAGTTCAACATACAGGGAAGGGTAAGGAATATGTGGAACGCCGCCTACACTCAAACGGGGAGCGAGGTAAGAGCCGAAGGTGTCTCGTGGAACAACATCGTACGCGCGCATAGCTCCGTCAATTTCGGCTTCTGCGCTCTGCGATAG
- a CDS encoding tetratricopeptide repeat protein has protein sequence MILVEMAGDNRSAEDELVKYEEKYARILTQDPSSVAFIFLAQVLYKQGKVDKAINVLINGLRYNKKSVTGRFLLGKIYYDRWLIEQAKREFQAVVELAPDNLAACKMLVQIHKSEEAYGKALEILRAASAYHPHDGSIVSELGEIEAALTAAEKKEKEFKSARESIKTALESKSLEELESGMGQQEKELCTETIADIYISQGLFERACRVLEKMIENDPGNEAAREKLAKSRLHLINKSAGFLGE, from the coding sequence ATGATTCTAGTTGAAATGGCGGGAGATAACCGCTCGGCCGAAGACGAGCTCGTCAAATACGAAGAGAAGTACGCAAGGATACTGACGCAGGACCCCTCGTCCGTCGCTTTTATCTTCCTTGCCCAGGTGCTCTACAAGCAGGGTAAGGTCGACAAGGCCATAAATGTATTGATAAACGGATTGAGATATAATAAGAAGAGCGTTACGGGCAGGTTCCTGCTCGGAAAAATTTACTACGACAGGTGGCTGATCGAACAGGCGAAGAGGGAATTCCAGGCGGTAGTCGAGCTAGCCCCCGACAACCTTGCCGCATGCAAGATGCTGGTGCAGATACACAAGAGCGAAGAAGCCTATGGGAAAGCACTCGAAATCCTGAGAGCGGCCTCGGCGTATCATCCGCACGACGGATCGATAGTGTCAGAGCTCGGGGAGATAGAAGCCGCGCTGACGGCGGCGGAAAAAAAAGAGAAGGAATTCAAGTCAGCGAGAGAGAGCATAAAGACGGCGCTCGAATCGAAGAGCCTCGAGGAGCTCGAATCGGGCATGGGACAACAGGAGAAGGAGCTCTGCACGGAGACGATCGCCGACATTTACATCTCACAGGGCCTCTTCGAGCGCGCCTGCCGGGTGCTCGAAAAGATGATCGAGAACGACCCCGGAAACGAGGCAGCCAGGGAGAAGCTCGCAAAGTCGAGGCTCCATCTGATAAATAAAAGCGCGGGATTCCTAGGAGAGTGA
- the aroQ gene encoding type II 3-dehydroquinate dehydratase, translating into MKILIIHGPNLNMLGKREPSIYGANTLQEINRLLREEAKRLDVKTETFQSNSEGEIVSRIQDAMKKSDGILINPGAYTHTSIAIRDAILSAGLPAVEVHISNIYKREDFRQKSFISGVSVGVISGFGSDSYILGLNGLVNYLRGRDSG; encoded by the coding sequence ATGAAGATACTCATCATACACGGACCTAACCTGAACATGCTCGGCAAGCGGGAGCCTTCGATATACGGCGCAAACACGCTCCAGGAGATAAACAGGCTACTCAGGGAAGAGGCGAAGAGACTCGACGTCAAAACCGAGACATTCCAGTCGAACTCGGAAGGGGAGATCGTGAGCAGGATACAGGACGCGATGAAGAAGTCGGACGGCATTCTCATCAACCCCGGCGCGTACACGCACACGAGCATCGCCATAAGAGACGCAATACTGTCAGCCGGGCTGCCCGCGGTGGAGGTCCACATCTCGAATATATATAAAAGGGAGGACTTCAGGCAGAAGTCCTTCATATCGGGGGTTTCGGTCGGAGTCATATCCGGGTTCGGCTCGGACAGTTATATTCTCGGCCTGAACGGGCTCGTCAACTACCTCAGGGGCCGCGATTCGGGCTGA
- the recJ gene encoding single-stranded-DNA-specific exonuclease RecJ, translating into MKKNWTIKKENPKLRDRISKNLRISPLTAQILINRGIGSEAEANLFLNSTLFDLPSPYLMKGMDKAVERIKRAIENREKIAIYGDYDVDGVTSTALFYTFLKSLGADVIFYNPDRIKEGYGVNIEAVKKLAGGGVTLLISGDCGITAVKEVEEAKRLGADFIVTDHHKPPEELPDAVAILNPQLSDCKYPGKNIAGVGVMFNLAVALRRALREDGFFRQGEPNLADYLDLVALGTVADCAPLMDVNRIFVKEGIKRMENPKRTGVLALKEASSITGAVNTYDLGFKLGPRVNASGRLSTAGKAVELFISDDIGSAREIAKALSRENSERQNMEAEIFAEAVSQIESDPGILNANSIVLASTGWHPGIIGIVASRIVEKYDKPAILIAIDGKGLGKGSGRSVEGVNIYSAISECRELFEQFGGHELAAGLSIRAEKIDEFRAMFENAIAGSGHAYKPGLDIDCEVEFPELTDELLTEFGMLEPYGIGNPEPVLVARSVEVLSQRTFKDKHLGLRVKQGTKSFEAIWFNSGEVPELPGRIDLAFTPEFNKWNGRRDIRLRVLDGRW; encoded by the coding sequence ATGAAGAAAAACTGGACAATAAAAAAAGAAAACCCGAAGCTGAGAGACAGGATTTCGAAAAACCTCCGTATCTCTCCCCTCACGGCTCAGATACTCATAAACAGGGGTATCGGAAGCGAAGCCGAGGCCAACCTGTTTCTCAACAGCACGCTCTTCGACCTCCCTTCGCCTTATCTGATGAAGGGAATGGACAAGGCCGTGGAGCGAATCAAGCGGGCGATCGAGAACAGGGAAAAAATTGCGATCTACGGGGACTACGACGTGGACGGGGTCACGTCGACCGCGCTTTTCTACACTTTCCTCAAGAGCCTGGGAGCGGATGTCATTTTCTACAACCCCGACAGGATAAAGGAAGGGTACGGGGTAAATATCGAGGCGGTAAAAAAGCTCGCAGGAGGAGGCGTAACGCTCTTAATCTCGGGGGACTGCGGAATAACCGCAGTGAAAGAGGTCGAGGAGGCGAAGCGGCTCGGAGCCGATTTCATCGTGACCGACCACCATAAGCCTCCGGAGGAGCTGCCGGACGCTGTAGCGATACTCAATCCCCAGTTATCCGACTGCAAATATCCCGGGAAAAACATCGCGGGTGTCGGAGTGATGTTCAACCTGGCGGTCGCGCTCAGGCGCGCGCTCAGGGAAGACGGCTTCTTCAGACAAGGGGAGCCTAACCTGGCCGACTACCTGGATCTCGTCGCTTTAGGGACCGTGGCGGACTGCGCGCCGCTCATGGACGTGAACCGTATATTCGTGAAAGAGGGTATAAAGAGGATGGAGAATCCGAAGAGAACAGGGGTGCTCGCACTAAAGGAAGCGAGCAGCATCACCGGGGCGGTGAATACGTACGACCTCGGGTTCAAGCTAGGGCCGAGGGTGAACGCTTCGGGAAGGCTGAGCACGGCGGGAAAAGCCGTCGAGCTCTTCATATCGGACGACATCGGGAGCGCGAGGGAGATAGCGAAGGCCCTCAGCCGGGAGAATTCGGAGAGGCAGAATATGGAGGCAGAAATTTTCGCCGAAGCCGTGAGTCAGATCGAATCCGACCCCGGCATACTCAACGCGAATTCAATAGTGCTCGCGTCGACCGGATGGCATCCGGGAATAATCGGCATAGTCGCATCGAGGATAGTCGAGAAATACGATAAGCCCGCGATACTTATAGCCATAGACGGAAAGGGCCTGGGGAAGGGCTCGGGAAGGAGCGTCGAAGGCGTGAATATATACAGCGCTATCTCCGAATGCCGGGAGCTCTTCGAGCAGTTCGGCGGACACGAGCTTGCGGCGGGGCTCTCCATCAGAGCGGAAAAGATAGACGAGTTCAGGGCGATGTTCGAGAATGCAATCGCGGGCTCGGGGCACGCTTACAAGCCCGGGCTGGATATCGACTGCGAGGTGGAATTCCCGGAGCTGACGGACGAGCTCCTCACCGAGTTCGGCATGCTGGAGCCCTACGGGATAGGGAACCCGGAGCCGGTGCTCGTGGCCCGTTCGGTGGAAGTCCTCTCGCAGCGGACGTTCAAGGACAA